The Arachis hypogaea cultivar Tifrunner chromosome 19, arahy.Tifrunner.gnm2.J5K5, whole genome shotgun sequence genome has a window encoding:
- the LOC112779220 gene encoding synaptotagmin-3 codes for MGLFGSFLGIIGFVFGIPLGLLVGFFVFVYSETKQVKEPVVRPISELGPHALQELLPEIPLWVKTPDYERVDWLNKFLLDMWPYLDKAICEIIRSTTKPIFAEYIGKYQIKAIEFEELTLGTLPPTICGMKVLETNEKELVMEQVIKWAGNPNIVLNLQVSSLNITVQLVDLQVFAMPRITLRPLVPTFPCFAKVVVSLLEKPHVDFGMKISGGDIMAIPGLYRFVQETIKKQVASLYLWPQTLEIPILDESTVAIKKPVGILHVNVIRAHKLLKMDLLGSSDPYVKLSLTGDKLPAKKTTVKRKNLNPVWNEKFKLVVKDPQSQVLQLQVFDWDKVGAHDKLGMQLIPLKMLKPYDNKEFTLDLLKDTNINETPSKKPRGQIVVDLTFVPFKEDSNKFGGNSEGYGRKESGIDVVSDDEVQEGAGLLSVIIQEAEEVEGEHHNNPFAVLTFNGEKRKTKVMKKTRHPRWNEEFQFMLEEPPLREKIHIEIMSKRKTFSFLSKESLGHVEINLNDVVHNGRINDRYHLINSKNGEIHVDIRWKVV; via the exons ATGGGTTTGTTCGGCAGTTTCTTGGGGATCATTGGTTTTGTATTTGGAATCCCTCTTGGCCTCTTGGTAGGGTTCTTTGTGTTTGTTTACTCAGAAACCAAACAAGTGAAG GAACCTGTTGTTAGGCCAATCAGTGAATTAGGCCCACATGCATTGCAAGAACTTCTGCCTGAGATTCCTCTTTGGGTGAAGACACCTGATTATGAACGG GTTGATTGGTTAAACAAGTTTTTATTGGATATGTGGCCTTACTTAGACAAG GCAATCTGTGAGATTATTAGAAGCACAACAAAACCGATTTTTGCTGAATACATTGGAAAGTATCAGATTAAAGCAATTGAGTTTGAAGAGTTAACGCTTGGTACTCTTCCCCCAACTATTTGTG GCATGAAAGTCTTAGAAACAAATGAAAAGGAATTGGTCATGGAACAAGTTATCAAATGGGCTGGAAATCCTAACATAGTGTTGAATTTGCAAGTGTCATCGTTGAATATCACAGTTCAG TTGGTTGACTTACAAGTATTTGCAATGCCAAGGATAACTTTAAGACCTTTAGTTCCTACATTTCCATGTTTTGCAAAGGTTGTGGTATCTTTGCTGGAGAAG CCTCATGTGGATTTTGGGATGAAAATATCAGGAGGAGACATCATGGCAATACCTGGTCTTTATAGATTTGTTCAG GAAACGATTAAAAAACAAGTTGCGAGCCTCTATCTGTGGCCTCAAACACTAGAAATTCCTATTCTTGACGAATCGAC GGTGGCGATAAAGAAGCCGGTGGGAATATTACACGTGAATGTCATTCGGGCGCATAAGCTTCTGAAGATGGATTTGTTGGGAAGTTCTGATCCTTATGTCAAACTAAGCCTCACTGGGGACAAACTTCCAGCAAAGAAAACCACTGTCAAAAGGAAGAATTTGAATCCTGTGTGGAATGAGAAATTCAAGCTTGTTGTAAAGGATCCTCAATCTCAAGTTCTCCAATTACAAGTCTTTGACTGGGACAAG GTTGGTGCACATGACAAGCTGGGAATGCAATTAATCCCTCTTAAGATGCTTAAACCTTATGACAACAAAGAATTCACACTTGATTTGCTAAAGGAcacaaacataaatgaaactcCAAGTAAGAAGCCAAGAGGGCAAATTGTAGTGGACTTGACATTTGTTCCATTCAAAGAAGATAGTAACAAGTTTGGTGGGAACTCAGAAGGGTATGGAAGAAAGGAAAGTGGAATTGATGTGGTATCTGATGATGAGGTGCAAGAAGGAGCAGGTTTGCTTTCAGTTATAATCCAAGAGGCTGAGGAGGTTGAAGGGGAGCATCACAACAACCCTTTTGCAGTCTTGACTTTTAACGGCGAAAAGAGAAAAACTAAG GTAATGAAGAAAACTCGTCACCCACGTTGGAATGAAGAGTTCCAATTCATGCTAGAGGAGCCTCCTCTACGTGAGAAGATTCACATTGAAATTATGAGCAAGAGGAAGACCTTTAGTTTTCTCTCGAAG GAATCACTGGGGCATGTGGAGATTAACCTGAATGATGTAGTGCACAATGGTCGCATTAATGATAGATACCATCTTATAAATTCAAAGAATGGTGAGATACATGTTGATATACGTTGGAAGGTCGTTTGA